One Delphinus delphis chromosome 3, mDelDel1.2, whole genome shotgun sequence genomic region harbors:
- the SWSAP1 gene encoding ATPase SWSAP1 isoform X1 has translation MAETLRRVLNSGGAAGPGEENTAEVEPPLLLLGGHGSGKTALLFAAALEAAGEGRGPVLFLTRRPLQSLPRRIGAALEPLRLQKIRFQYPPSTHELLRLLCSAHETRGPAPSLLLLDGLEEYLTEDPGSQEAAYLAALLLDTAAHFSHRVGSGRGCGLIVALQTQEEGDSATALQLALLQRYFPAQCWLQPDAPSPGQHCLRACLEPGGLGARAEWRVTFRQDGEMTVTPWPTQAGDTSLHKGSSSGGQP, from the exons ATGGCGGAGACGCTGAGGCGGGTGCTAAACTCGGGCGGCGCGGCTGGCCCCGGGGAGGAGAACACAGCTGAGGTCGAACCGCCTTTGCTGCTGCTCGGTGGTCACGGCTCTGGAAAGACAGCGCTGCTATTCGCGGCGGCCCTGGAGGCGGCAGGGGAAGGCCGAGGCCCTGTCCTCTTCCTGACTCGGAGGCCTCTGCAAAGCCTGCCTCGCCGGATTGGAGCTGCGCTCGAACCCTTGCGGTTACAG aAGATCCGCTTCCAGTACCCACCCTCAACCCATGAGCTCCTCCGGCTCCTGTGCTCTGCCCATGAGACGCGGGGgccagccccttccctcctgctgcTCGATGGCCTGGAGGAGTACCTAACGGAAGACCCCGGGTCCCAAGAAGCCGCCTACCTGGCCGCCCTGCTTCTGGACACAGCTGCCCACTTCAGCCACCGGGTTGGGTCTGGTCGGGGCTGTGGGCTCATTGTGGCCCTCCAGACCCAGGAGGAGGGAGACAGTGCGACTGCCCTGCAGTTGGCACTGCTTCAGAGGTATTTCCCTGCCCAGTGCTGGCTGCAGCCCGATGCACCAAGCCCAGGACAGCACTGCCTCCGAGCCTGCCTGGAGCCAGGTGGGCTGGGTGCCAGGGCAGAGTGGCGGGTGACTTTCCGACAAGATGGAGAGATGACAGTCACCCCGTGGCCCACGCAGGCTGGTGACACCAGCTTGCACAAGGGTTCAAGCTCTGGAGGCCAACCTTGA
- the SWSAP1 gene encoding ATPase SWSAP1 isoform X2: MAETLRRVLNSGGAAGPGEENTAEVEPPLLLLGGHGSGKTALLFAAALEAAGEGRGPVLFLTRRPLQSLPRRIGAALEPLRLQIRFQYPPSTHELLRLLCSAHETRGPAPSLLLLDGLEEYLTEDPGSQEAAYLAALLLDTAAHFSHRVGSGRGCGLIVALQTQEEGDSATALQLALLQRYFPAQCWLQPDAPSPGQHCLRACLEPGGLGARAEWRVTFRQDGEMTVTPWPTQAGDTSLHKGSSSGGQP, from the exons ATGGCGGAGACGCTGAGGCGGGTGCTAAACTCGGGCGGCGCGGCTGGCCCCGGGGAGGAGAACACAGCTGAGGTCGAACCGCCTTTGCTGCTGCTCGGTGGTCACGGCTCTGGAAAGACAGCGCTGCTATTCGCGGCGGCCCTGGAGGCGGCAGGGGAAGGCCGAGGCCCTGTCCTCTTCCTGACTCGGAGGCCTCTGCAAAGCCTGCCTCGCCGGATTGGAGCTGCGCTCGAACCCTTGCGGTTACAG ATCCGCTTCCAGTACCCACCCTCAACCCATGAGCTCCTCCGGCTCCTGTGCTCTGCCCATGAGACGCGGGGgccagccccttccctcctgctgcTCGATGGCCTGGAGGAGTACCTAACGGAAGACCCCGGGTCCCAAGAAGCCGCCTACCTGGCCGCCCTGCTTCTGGACACAGCTGCCCACTTCAGCCACCGGGTTGGGTCTGGTCGGGGCTGTGGGCTCATTGTGGCCCTCCAGACCCAGGAGGAGGGAGACAGTGCGACTGCCCTGCAGTTGGCACTGCTTCAGAGGTATTTCCCTGCCCAGTGCTGGCTGCAGCCCGATGCACCAAGCCCAGGACAGCACTGCCTCCGAGCCTGCCTGGAGCCAGGTGGGCTGGGTGCCAGGGCAGAGTGGCGGGTGACTTTCCGACAAGATGGAGAGATGACAGTCACCCCGTGGCCCACGCAGGCTGGTGACACCAGCTTGCACAAGGGTTCAAGCTCTGGAGGCCAACCTTGA
- the EPOR gene encoding erythropoietin receptor: MYHLGAPLWPGVGFLCLLLAGATWAPPPNPPDPKFERKAALLTAREPEEFLCFTERLEDLVCFWEEAASAGVGPDNYSFSYQLEGEPWKPCRLHQAPTTRGLVRFWCSLPTADTSSFVPLELRVIAASSGSSRYRRIIHINEVVLLDPPAGLLARRADEGGHVVLRWLPPPGAPMASLIRYEMNISAENAAGGAQRVEILDGRTECVLSNLRGGTRYTFKVRARMAEPSFGGFWSAWSEPVSLLTASDLDPLILTLSLVLVLILLLLAVLTLLSHRRTLKQKIWPGIPSPESEFEGLFTTHKGNFQLWLYQTDGCLWWSPCTPFTEDPPAPLEVLSERCWGVTQAVEPGADDEGPLLEPVGSEHAQDSYLVLDKCLLPRSPPSEDLPQPGGDLDIAAMDEASEAFSCSSALALKPVPEGASAASFEYTILDPSSQLLRPRALPPELPPTPPHLKYLYLVVSDSGISTDYSSGGSQEAQRGSSNGPYSNPYENSLIPAPEPSPPSYVACS; the protein is encoded by the exons ATGTATCATCTCGGGGCACCCCTCTGGCCTGGAGTTGGCTTCCTCTGTCTCCTACTCGCTGGGGCAACCTGGGCTCCCCCACCCAACCCACCGGATCCCAAGTTTGAAAGGAAAG CGGCCCTGCTGACAGCCCGCGAGCCTGAAGAGTTTCTGTGCTTCACCGAGAGGTTGGAGGATTTGGTGTGTTTCTGGGAGGAAGCGGCAAGCGCCGGGGTCGGCCCGGACAACTACAGCTTCTCCTACCAGCTCGA GGGTGAGCCGTGGAAGCCGTGCCGCCTGCATCAGGCGCCCACCACCCGCGGCTTGGTGCGTTTCTGGTGCTCGCTGCCTACAGCCGACACGTCGAGCTTCGTGCCCCTAGAGCTGCGCGTCATTGCGGCCTCCTCGGGCTCTTCACGCTACCGCCGTATCATCCACATCAACGAAGTGG TGCTCCTAGACCCTCCCGCTGGGCTGCTGGCGCGGCGGGCAGACGAGGGCGGCCATGTGGTACTGCGCTGGCTCCCACCGCCTGGGGCACCCATGGCAAGCCTCATTCGCTATGAGATGAACATCTCGGCAGAGAACGCCGCTGGTGGCGCGCAGAGG GTGGAGATCCTCGACGGCCGCACTGAGTGCGTGCTGAGCAACCTGCGGGGCGGAACGCGCTACACCTTCAAGGTACGCGCGCGTATGGCCGAGCCGAGCTTCGGTGGCTTCTGGAGCGCCTGGTCCGAGCCTGTGTCGCTGCTGACGGCTAGTG acTTGGACCCCCTCATCCTGACGCTCTCCCTCGTCCTCGTGCTCATTCTGCTGCTGCTGGCCGTGCTAACCCTGCTCTCCCACCGCCG GACTCTGAAGCAGAAGATATGGCCTGGCATCCCAAGCCCCGAGAGCGAGTTCGAGGGCCTCTTCACCACCCACAAGGGTAACTTCCAG CTGTGGCTGTACCAAACTGATGGCTGTCTGTGGTGGAGCCCCTGCACCCCCTTCACAGAGGACCCACCTGCCCCCCTGGAGGTCCTCTCTGAGCGCTGCTGGGGGGTGACACAGGCAGTGGAGCCAGGGGCAGATGATGAGGGGCCCCTGTTGGAGCCGGTGGGCAGCGAGCATGCCCAAGACAGCTACCTGGTGCTGGACAAGTGCTTGCTGCCCCGGAGCCCACCCAGCGAGGACCTCCCACAGCCTGGTGGCGATTTGGACATAGCAGCCATGGATGAAGCCTCGGAAGCATTCTCCTGCTCATCCGCTTTGGCCCTGAAGCCTGTGCCAGAGGGGGCCTCGGCTGCCAGCTTTGAGTACACCATCCTGGATCCCAGCTCCCAGCTCTTGCGCCCGAGGGCACTTCCCCCTGAGTtgccccctaccccaccccacctaAAGTACCTCTACCTCGTGGTGTCTGACTCTGGCATCTCAACTGACTACAGCTCTGGGGGttcccaggaagcccagagggGCTCATCCAATGGCCCCTACTCCAACCCTTATGAGAACAGCCTCATCCCAGCCCCCGAGCCTTCACCCCCGAGCTACGTGGCCTGCTCCTAG